CTGATCAAGCAGGCGCTGACCGGGGAAACGGCGACCTCTCCGGATTTTTCCTGTATCCCTTCCCCGAAGGCTGCCGAAAGATGGCTTTCCGCTCTGTACGCCCCCTACCGGAATGCTTCCGGTGAAATCATCGGGGTAGTCGGTCTGCTGAGGGATGTGACGGAGCGTCGGTGGACGGAGCAGGCCTTAAGGGATAGTGAAGAGAAAATACGCTCCCTTTCTGAGTTGGCTGTTGAGGGGATTGTGATTCACCGGGAGGGGGTTATTCTCGAAGCCAATGCAACCTTGGCCCGTCTTCTCGGTTATGAGTCCCCGGAAGCCGTTGCCGGACGCAATGTATTGTCCTTTGTGGCGCCCCCTTTTGTTGAAATGGCGTCAAGAAAGATTCGGGTAGGAAAAAACGGGATATATCATGTTGATATTCAAAGGAACGATGGGTCAATCTTTCCGGCGGAGTTCAACGTTCGGGAAATGCTTTACCGGGGAAAGGCGGCCCGGGTTGTCGCCATCCGGGATCTTTCGGAGCATCAAAGGAATGCGGAGGCGCTTCTCAGGGAAAAAGAGCGTTTCCGGAGTTTTATTGAGGAGTCGCCCTTCGGGGTTACCGTGATCGGGAGCGATGGCCGGTATCAGTATATCAATCCGAAATTTACGGAACTCTTCGGTTACTCCCTTGAGGACGTTCCCACCGGTCGGGAATGGTTCCGCAAGGCCCATCCCGACCCGGACTATCGGCACAGGATCATTGCGCAATGGAAAAACTATGTCCTCAATCTGCGGCACGAAGGAACGCCGCTTTTGACCTTTGAAGTCACCTGCAAGGATGGTTCGGAAAAATCCATCCAGTATCGGCCCATCGCCATGGCGACGGGTGAATTTCTGATCATGTATGAAGACTTTACGGAGAGAAAGCGCCTGGAGGAGCAACTGCGCCAATCGGAGAAGCTGGAGGCCATTGGAACCCTGGCTGGCGGGATTGCGCATGATTTTAATAACCTTCTCATGGGAATTCAGGGATATACTTCGATTCTTCAGCATTCCCTCGGGACCGGTCATCGGGATTATGAAAAACTGAATTCGATCCAGAAACTCATCCAGAGCGGATCCGATCTGACTCAGCAGCTTCTCGGCTTTGCCCGGGGAGGAAAATACGAGATAAAACCCACGGATCTGAATGATATCCTGATCAAAAGTTCCAATATGTTCGGTCGGACCAGGAGGGATATTGTCATTTCCTGTGACCTGGAAGAACCGCTCTGGCTGGTCGAGGCGGATCGCAGTCAGATTGAGCAGGTCCTGCTGAATCTTTATGTCAACGCCGGTCAGGCCATGCCGGGGGGTGGGCGGCTCAACCTGGCAACGAAAAATGTTGTGCCGGATGACGATCCCTTCCTACCCGCCTCCAGGGAGCCGGGAAATTATGTCTGCGTTACGGTTACGGATACAGGAGTGGGGATGGATGAAAAAACAAGGCAGCGGATCTTCGAACCTTTTTTCACGACCCGGGAGATGAAAAGAGGAACCGGCCTTGGACTGGCCTCCGCCTACGGCATCATCCAGGGGCATGGCGGAAGCATTGAGGTGGATAGTGAAATAGGTCGCGGAACCACTTTTCGGATTTATCTCCCTGCGTCCGATAAGGAGATCCCCGGGACGGTACGACCCGTTGCGGATGTTGCCAAGGGACATGAAACAATCCTCCTGGTGGATGATGAGGAGATCAACATCGAGGTGGTCAGTGAAATTCTGGAAATGCTTGGCTATTCTGTTTTCACCGCCCAGAGCGGCCAGGATGCCGTTCATTTCTATCAGAGCAAAAAAGACACCGTTGACCTGGTGCTCCTCGATATGATCATGCCGGGAATGGGCGGAGGGGATACCTTTGATGCCCTCAAGGAGATAGATCCCGGTGTGAAGGTTATTCTATCCAGCGGCTACAGTCTCCATGGCGAGGCATCCCGCATCATGGAGCGGGGTTGCAGTGCCTTCATCCAGAAACCCTTCCGAATCGAAGAACTTTCAGGAAAATTGGAGGAAGTGCTGGGCAGGAAACAGTAATTCCCGTTCCGGATCAAAAAAGGAAGGCAGGGCGGCAAGACAGAGGCGACGCCGTCGTACACAGACGTACGGGAGTTGGGAAGGGGCATGGGGCGTCCGGAGTTTTTGAACCGGTTCAACATCTCTGCGGAAACCTTTGCCGCGGCGGGATGCCGAGGGCAGCGAAGATCTGGAGAAACGTTAGCCGATTCCCTTCAATCGAATGGATGGTCCTTTGGAGCATGCAGGAGGTCATGAATTCTGGCGGCCTGCAGAAGAAAGACTTCCAGCTTTGCCTGGATGATCTGCGGGAAGGGATTCCCATCACTCTCTATGGCCAGAAAAGGGAGGGGGCGGTTCTGGAGACTTTCCGCGGTGGAGCCGGGTTTTTTTCGGGAACGTTTCCGGGGCATTCTTTTTCCGCGGTTCATTTCCGGGGTGAGGATGGCTTCGGAAACCCGATTCGGCATGCAGCCGAAAGGACCCAGAGCGATAACGCCGCAATAGGGATCCGGCACTTCCACCAGGGCTGCCCCCACGGTCAAAACCGCCTCCCCAAGGAGCAGCGGATTCAGGACCGGGCTGGCCTGTTCCACCAGGTGTGGCACATCCTCCTGCCGATCGGGGATCAGATCCGATTTCGCCAGAACCTTCGAAATTGTCCGCTCATACTTCTTCATCCACGTTGAGCGAAGAAAGAGCGACACCTTGTCCTTCGCGGACAGGGTTCTATCGACCCATCCCTTCTGGTTGCAAAGATCCGTATAATAAATCCACTCCATCACGCTGGCCACTTTCGTGGCGAATCCCTGATCGGCAAGACTTTCGATGAGGTATTGGCGGGACAGGTCGTCATGACGGACAAAGATCTCTCCCGTCAACAGAATCGTGGGGATCTCTGCCGGTCGCCTCTTGAGCGGGATGGATTTCAGGCGGGCGGCCACCTCTTCCAGGCAGGGCCGGAGTGCTTTCAGTTCGGGAGATACCTCCAGGGCTGAAAGGAGTTTCCGGCGTTCCTCCTGGAAAACAGTGATTGCTGCATCCCGGTCCCGGGCGGCGCTGAGCAGAACCCCGTAGATATCCTCCATTCGATCGGCAAGGACGATTCCCGTCCAGATTTTCAGGGTAAGATTGCTGGCGTTTAGATCTTCATAACTGTTTGCCGCGTTCAGGGAATAAAGGGTCACATCCGGAATTCCGAGCCGTTCGATCATGGCTTTCATGAACTGGGAATATTGACCGAATCGGCAGGGTCCCCCGGCAGTGGGCATGAAATAAACGAGCAATTCTTCCTTCTCTTTCCTGTCCCGCAGATACTTCAGCAGGCTTCCCACCGTCAACTGGAGGGGCAGGCATTCTTTGCAGGATGTATTGCCGCGACCGAGCTTCAGCACTTCCTCGTCGGAATCGGCAAGAGCCGTCGCCCGGACGCCCGCGGAACGGAAAATGGCGGCGATGGCGTCCGTATGAAAACGTCCCATGGAAGGAAAGACCAGGTGGACGCGGGGATGAGAGAGGGAATAGGAGATTCCGTGGGAATCATCGATCCGGAAGTCTTCATGATCGACCCGAGCCGGGGCTGTTTCCCGGGAAGGTGCCGCGGCAGATCTCTGCTGTTTAAGGTACAGCTCCCGGTAATTCCGGATAATATCCAGAAAGGCTTCGATGCGGGTTTCCAGGCCGGCATCCGCGACATGGCTGTCCAGTTCCAGAATCAGGAAGGGCTTGTTCCCCATTGCCTGGCGGAAAGAACCCAGGAGAAAGGAGTCCGGCCCACAGGAAAAGTTGGTGATGTAGCAGCCGAAGAGCTGAGGGTGACGGGCGACGAAGGCGGCGCCTTTGAGAATATGTTGACCCGATGCCCAGTACATGGAATCATCGACGGACTCATCGGCCAGAGGAAGGCAGGTGAGGGGGACAACCCCTACGCCCCGCGAGGCGAATTTCCGGGGGATTCCCAGATTGGCCTCCGGGACGAAGGCATTATAGGCCCGTCCGAAGATCACGATACCGTAACGATCCCCTTCTTCTTCCAAGGCGCTGAGGAATTCCCGGCCCGAATCCCGGGTCGCTTTGACGACCTGTTCCTGAAGGGCGACGGCCGCTGAAAAGGCCTGTTCCGCGTCCTTTTTCCCGCAGCCAAGGGAACGGGCCAGATTGACCATAATCGTCCGTGCGGCGCCATAGCCCTGAGAAAAATCCAGCACCGGCTGCAGAATGGCGTCCGCCTCCTTCAACCGGCGGAATTCCTCCCTGTCGTTAAAGGTGCTGGCGAGATAGTAGGGCTCCCCCTGGGAGATGGGGCAGATCGTGCTGGTCGGATTTCCTCCTTCCACGTACATGCCACGGATGTGGGGGAGAAAGAGAAAATCCGGTTTCTTGTGCAGCAGGTCGTAGAAAAAGCCATGGGCGAGTTCCGCGGGATAGCAGAAGGCCGTCCCTTTCGAAATCATGCCTTCCGGCCGGGGAGAATCCGGAAGGAGAACGGAAAAGCCCAGCCGGGAGAAAAAGGTTTGGTAGAGAGGATAATACGAATGGGTCAGGAAAGACCGGTTGATTCCCACGGATCGGGAAATCCTGTCCGAAGACGGAATCTGAGACTCGGACTCGGCGCTCTGGAAGGTCAGCGAGGCATGCTCTTTGACTCGATCCAGGGACTCCGCATCCACGGAAAGGGAATAACGGAGATTGTACCAGCGGTTACAGGCGCCTCCAAAGGGATTAACCTTGTCTTCGATCCGGATCCGGGCAATTTCGCATTTCCGGTCGCAATGTTCTTTTCCCCCGTTGCAGACAAAGGGGGATTCATAGGCGATCTCCCGGTTTTTCAGGGAAAGGAGATCAAAGGAGCTTTCCTTGAGAATCCCATGTTCCAGGCGCTTTTTTATCTCCAGGGCTACGCCGAAGGCCCCCATCAGTCCGGGTTCCGGGGGGACGACGATCCTTTTTCCCGTCAGGGCGGCCATGGCGACGGGAATGGCCCGGTTGTAACAGACCCCGCCCTGCATGAAGATGTTGTTCCCCATCGTGCGGTTTCCCTTTACCCGGTTGCTGTAGTTCATGCAGATGGAATAAACCAGTCCCGAGACGATGTCTTCCCGGCTCATCCCTTCGTGGGCGGCATTCTTGATATCGCTGCTGATGAAAGCGGCGCACTGGTCGTTGAAATTGGGGGGGGCCTTGCCCCGCAGGGCGATTCCGGCGATATCCTCCATGGCGACGCCCATGGATTCCCAGGCCGCTTCTTCGAGAAAAGAACCCGTTCCGGCGCTGCAGGCGTCGTTCATGGCGTAGTCGGAGGGAATGCCGTCTTTCACATAGGTGTATTTGGCATCCTGCCCCCCGATTTCGAAGATCGTGTCCACCGTCGAATCGAAGAACAGCGCTCCGGTGGCGTGGGCGATGATTTCGTTGATGATGCCCTCCGTCATGGCATGCAGGCCGGCGATCTGGCGTCCCGAACCCGTGACACCCAACCCCTTGATGGAAATCTTTTCCGCCAGGGGGCCCAACTGTTCGTAAAGGGCTGCATAGCAGGCCCGCGAGGCCCCGACGGGATTGCCGTTGGTGCGCAGATAGACGGAGGCCAGGATCCGGTTGTCCTCCTGTCGCAGCAGGACGGCTTTCGTGGTGGTTGAGCCCACATCCAGTCCCAGGATGCAGGCATCTCCCTCGCGGGCGATCCCCTGTTCCATCGTCCGGAAATCCACCTTGTCGAGGAAATCCGCCAGAGGAGGAAGGCGGTGAAAGGCCGTTACATCCTGTCGAATGACGGACTCCGACGCTGGAGCGGGCAGGGTTTCATGCTCCAGGGCCCAGAGGGCGCAGCCGAGGGCTTCAAAATAAGCCGCTTCTTCGGGGATGATGAGACTGGATATTTCCTTTTTCAGGTAATCCACCATGACGGTATTCCGGGCCGATCCGCCGATGAGCATCATGTTGCTGCGGGGCAGATGGCGAAGAATCTCCAGGATCTTTCCCGACATCATCTCACAGAGACCCGAAGCGATCCGTCTCTTGGGGATGCCTTTGTTGGTGGCATGGGTACAGTCGCTTTTGCAGAAGACGCTGCAGCGTCCGGAAACTTTATAGGGTTGTTCCTGCCGGGCGAAGGCGATGGCTTCTTCGAGGCCAAGGTCCAGACGGCGGATCTGCTGAAGAAAAAATTCACCGGTTCCCGAGGCGCATTTGTTCCCCGTCTGGACGGAGCAGATCTTGCCGTCTTTCCCGAGAACGTAAATGAGGAAGGTCTCTCCTCCGGCGCTGATGACGGCGTTCAGGGGGACATTGCCGTTGCAGACGAACGTCAGGGCCGTCTCCACGGCCTGGGGCTCGGGAAGGGAGGTGAGATTGACGAAGGAGCGGAACTTCCGTCCGGTCACTGCGATACGGTCATAATGATCTATCGGGAGAGAGGAGAAGAGATCCAGGAAGGCCTGGCGGGGATTGCCGTCGTGGGGTTCCAGATGAAGCAGGGATCGCTTGATCCCTGCTTCAGAATTGTTGACCGCAACGGCCGACAGTGTGGTTGCGCCGATGCATATGCCGAGACTGTTCATTTTGGTGGAAAGGCATCAAAAAACAAAAACGGCGGCGGCGACAACCGTTGTATAGCGGTCGTCCTTCACGATGGTTGACTGGGTCACATTGCGGGTTCGCACGATTTTACCGCTGATCTTGAAAATTTCTTTTTTCTCGTCCCAGCTTTCATCCACATTGAAATCGATGCCCAGAGTCGAGGCCAGCATGGCTGCGGCCAGGTCTTCCGCATAATCCCCTGCCTGCTTCTCGGTGAGACCGAAGGCGTGATGTTCACTGATGTATCCGTAGGAGGTCTTGTCGGCCGGGATGGCGCAGCCGACGGAGGCGGCCAGGAGCCGTTTTGGTTCATTGCTGCAGCACCGGCTCATGACGCAGTAGGTGATGGCGCCCGGAATAAGTTCCTTCAATCCCTGGATTTTCGAAATATTCCTGCATCCCGGCGGAAAGATGCTGGATACCTGGACCAGATTGCACTTTTCAATCCCGGCGTCTCGCAGGGCGCGCTCAAAGGAATGCAGTTCATCTCGATGGGTGCCGACACCCTTGGTGAAAAAAATTTTTTTTGGGACGAAATCGTACATCGGTACTTGTTTGGCCTCCTGTTCTGATTCTCTTTCCTTTAGGGAAGACCCTTCTGGCAGACCTTGATTTTATACCAATCTTCCCGCTGAAAATCTACAAAATATTCCCGATGTTTCTAGATGCCCTGCAAGGGGATATGGAAACTTGAGCGAAAAAAAACTTTGGCGCCGGCCAGAGGGAAGAGGTCCTGCACAAAATGGTTGCACTGTTCAAGAAAATCCTTAAACTACGGAAAAAGTTACGTTCAGCGAAGATCGGGAACAAAAGATTGCCTATGAAGATCAAGATCTGCCTGCTGGTGGGTATACTGGCGATCCTGATTCTGTCCGGTTATGGTCATTCTCAGGATAGAATCAAGGACATCAGCACCCTGAAGCAGGACCACGCCTTTTACCTTTCCGGGAAAGCCGCCGATTCGGCCATCGTAGACGATGAGATTCAGAAAGCTTTCAATGAGTCGTATACTCGCCGGTATTTTTCCGTCTGGCATCAGGACAGGCCCCGCTGTTCCCGGGAAGATGTTCTCTGGGATTTCAACAAATACGGCGAAAATCCGGGATACGGCGAAAACCAGCGCAGGCATGAGCGAAGCTGGGTGGAGGCTTTGAAGCAGAATGCCAGTCTGGACCGTTACCCGAATCGGGGAATCCGGGGAATCGCCTTGGTCAATACGGATCTGCGGGCCCTGCCGACTTCCAGACCTTGTTTCGAGGGATTGGACAGCGATTCCGGTTATCCCTTCGACCGATTGCAGATATCGGCCATTACGGCCAATTCACCGGTTTATGTTTCCCATGTCAGCCAGGACAAAGCCTGGGTCCATGTGGAAACGAGCACCTATTTCGGCTGGGTGAACGCGCGGGATATCGCCTTTGTGGAAGAGTCCTTTGCCCGATCCTGGCAGAACGGACGGTATGCCGTCCTGATCCGGGATCGGATCCCGATTTACAATGAGAAGGGGCGGTTCTGTTTCAAGGCGCCCCTGGGGGCTCAATTCCCCCTGCTCCGGGAAGAAGGGGAGTTCCTGGATGTCATGATTGCCGTTGCTGATGAGAATCGTCAGGCGGTTCTGAGCGTCGCGCGGCTTGCCAGGGAAAATGCAGTTCCCAGACCGTTTAAGATGACCCGGGCAAACCTGGCGCGGGTGGCTAACGAACTCATCAATCAACCCTACGGTTGGGGCGGGCTCCATCAGAACCGGGATTGCTCTTCCATGCTGATGGATTTCTTCGCGCCTTTCGGCATCTGGCTGCCGAGAAATTCCAAACAGCAGGCCCATGAGGCCGGCCGTTTTATTGATCTGGGAAATCTGTCTCCCGAAGAAAAGGAGGCGGCCATTCTTTCCTACGGGATTCCCTATGCTACGCTGATCTGGCGCAAGGGGCACATCATGCTCTATATGGGGTCCTATGAGGGAAAGGCCCTGATCTTCCATAACATGTGGGGAGTAACCACCCAGGATCCTCGTGGCCGGAAGGGACGAAAGGTCGTGGGACGTTCGGTCATTACGACCCTCCGGCCCGGCATCGAGTCCTGTAATGGTCGTGCGCCGGGCTGTGATCCCCTGCAGAGCGTGCTGGGGATGACTCTCCTGCTGCCCAATGCGCCGATGCCGCCCGAACCGGCGTCACCTTCACAGGTGTCAAACCCGTAGGAGAAAAGGGAAAAGAGAGGAAAACAGGGGCCGAATATGGACTTCCCGAAAAAAGACACAGAGCCAGCCAGGATTCAGAGGCGCCTGACCCAGAGCGGGATGCAGGAAAAGGCAGTCAGGGCAGAGGAGGAACGAAGCGGATACCTTCTGGAACAGGACCTTTACAAGACCCTGGCCAACAGTTCCCAGGTAGGCGTCTATATCCTTCAGGATCGGAAATTCCAGTTTGTCAACCCTCATATTGCCGAGTATGCCGGATATCGGGAAGAGGAAATGGTGGGGATGGAATCCCTCAGCCTCATCCATCCCGATGATCGCCGGCTGGCACGGAAAAACGCCATCCGCATGCTCAAGGGACAGCGTTTTTCACCCTACGAATTCCGCATTATCACCGGAGATGGGCGGATCAAATGGATCATGGAGACCTCGACGCCCATTTACTACCGGGGGAAACGCGCCGTCCTGGGGAATTCCATGAACATCACCGGGCAGAAGGAAGCCCGCAATCGCCTGGAGGAGTTGGAAGCACTGGAGTCCTCCATCCTCGACGCCATCCCCCACGCCGTGGTCGGTCTCCATAACCGCCGGTTCATCTTTGCCAACAACGCCGTGCAGACGGTCTTCGGCTGGCTTCCGGAGGAGCTCATCGGCAGGAGCGTCCGGCTGATCTATTGCAGCGATGAGGACTGTGACAAGATCGCCCGGCTTTTTTACGACAACCTGGAAAAGCATCGGACGTACAGCACGGAATTCCCCTGCCGGCACAAGGACGGCCATGAACTGATCTGCATGATGCGGGCTTCCCGCATCGGGGAGCGATTGACCGAAGGGCGGATCGTCGTCACCTACGAGGACATCACGGAGCGGAAGAGGGCGGAAAAGGAACTGGAGGCGTCGCGGGAACAGATGCGCAATCTTTCCATTCACCTGCAATCCGTTCGGGAAGAGGAACGGGCGCGGATCGCCCGGGAAATCCACGACGAGCTGGGCCAGTCGCTGACCGCTTTCAAAATGGATCTGTCCTGGCTGGGAAAGAGAATGGCCGCGGAGAAAGGGCTGTGGGATAAGATTAAGGCCATGTCCGGACTGGTGGATCAGACCATTGAATCGGTTCACCGGATTTCGGCGGATCTGAGACCCGGCCTGCTCGATGACCTGGGACTTGTGGCGGCGATGGAATGGCAGGCCAAGGACTTCTCCAGCCGATCCGGCATAATCTGCGAGGCGGACCTGGACGCGGAAGAGGTCCCTCTGGAAAAGGATCTGGCTACGGCGATTTTCCGCATCTTTCAGGAAACCCTGACCAATGTCGCCCGGCATGCCAACGCCACCAAGGTCTTGGTCCGCCTGGAAACGAGAGGCGGAAAGGTGATATTGGAGGTGACGGACAACGGCCGGGGCATTTCGCGCAAGCAGATCAATGATCCGAAATCCTTTGGAATCATGGGGATGCGGGAGCGGGCGCTGCTCTGGGGGGGAGACGTTTCGGTGAGCGGCAGCCGTTACCGGGGAACGACGGTGACGGTCAGCATCCCCCTGAAAGCGGCTCTGAAGTCGGGAGGTGAAGAATGATCAAGATCCTGGTAGCGGATGACCATACCATCGTTCGGGAAGGGTTGAAGCAGATTGTCGGGGAAGTTGACGACATGGCGGTGGCCGATGAAGCGGGAAACGGCCAGGAAGCGCTTGCGAAGATCCGGGAAGGCGATTATGACGTGGTCCTCCTCGATATCTCCATGCCGGGGCGAAGCGGTCTGGAGATTCTGAAGGACATCCGGGCCGAGCGGCCGAAGCTTCCCGTTCTGATTTTAAGCATGCATTCCGAGGAACAGTATGCCGTTCGGGCGCTCCGGGCAGGGGCTTCAGGCTATCTGACCAAAGCCAGCGCGCCCGACGAGCTCATCGGGGCGATTCGCAAGGTGTCCCGGGGGCGGAAATACGTCACGGCGTCGCTGGCGGAAAAGCTGGCCCTGGAACTGGACGCCGATACCCAGAAGCCTCCCCACGAAACGCTTTCCGATCGCGAATATCAGGTGATGCTCATGCTGGCAGCGGGAAAATCCGTCACGGAGATCGCCGACGAACTCTGTCTGAGCGTCAAGACCATCAGCACCTATCGCTCCCGGATTCTGGAAAAAATGAATATGAAGAAAAACGCGGAGCTGACGCTCTACGCCGTTCAAAATCACCTTGTGGGCTGAAATTCTTTGTGTGTATCTTTATCCCGTCCTGAATGCAGTTTCTAATCCCGGGAGGATGCTTCTGCTCTAAGCTTATTTACGGCCAGATGGGCCTGACGGACAGGCTCCGGAAGGCGATATCCCTTGCAGCATGCCAGAACAATCTCGATTGCCCGTTTCAGGCTGATGCGGTGTCCCTGAGATACGAAAACAGGTTTAACCCTGCTCTTGGTCCTCACGACGGCGCCGACGACTGAATCCTTATGGTACAGATCCGTAAAGCTGTTCCTTTCCGCTCCGACTTCCCCATACCTTCCAACCAGTTTTGTCTTTGCGCAGCCGATCGTCGGGAGATCCAGGAAAAGCCCCATGTGGGAAGCCAGGCCGATGCCGCGCGGGTGAGCAATGCCCTGACCGTCGAACAAGACGATATTGGGACGCTGTTTCAGCTTTTCAAAGGCCTTCAGCAATACCGGCCCCTCACGGAAACTCAGCAAACCGGGAACATAGGGAAAAGAGACGCGATCGGAGAAGGACGACATTTCAGTTATCTCCATCGAGGGATAAGAAAGCATCACGACCACCCCGAAAAAACGGTCATCGCCCCTGGAATACGAAATGTCCGCCCCGGCAATCCAACGGACAGGTGCTGGGATTTCATCGTCACAAAGGATCAACTTTTCCCGAAGCACCTGCTGAATGGCCACGGCTTCCCGGCAGGTTACATCCCAGGAATGCAGAGGTTTCGTCGTCAACATCATGCTCCTCATTCGTGCGGTGCGAGAACCCCCTCGTAGTCAATCTCAACCCGGATCGTATCCTCGTCCTCCTCATATCTTGTGATCGTCTGGCGGCGCGCCGAGCATTGGCGCCGAACGCTCGGCCAATGCTCGGAACTCGTCTACACCTTCAGTGGACTGGCACTGAGCGACTGCCAGCACCGGGGGGCGTGATTTCACCACGTGGTCGGGGGTCCGATTGAGCCTCTCATTATGCCTCAGTTCCTAGCTTTTTCGCAATTTCTGACCGGCGCTCCAGGCCTTTCCTAAATTCTCACCCACGGCCCAATAATTGTTATCAGGCA
This genomic interval from Syntrophus gentianae contains the following:
- a CDS encoding response regulator, whose translation is MIKILVADDHTIVREGLKQIVGEVDDMAVADEAGNGQEALAKIREGDYDVVLLDISMPGRSGLEILKDIRAERPKLPVLILSMHSEEQYAVRALRAGASGYLTKASAPDELIGAIRKVSRGRKYVTASLAEKLALELDADTQKPPHETLSDREYQVMLMLAAGKSVTEIADELCLSVKTISTYRSRILEKMNMKKNAELTLYAVQNHLVG
- the nfi gene encoding deoxyribonuclease V (cleaves DNA at apurinic or apyrimidinic sites), which gives rise to MMLTTKPLHSWDVTCREAVAIQQVLREKLILCDDEIPAPVRWIAGADISYSRGDDRFFGVVVMLSYPSMEITEMSSFSDRVSFPYVPGLLSFREGPVLLKAFEKLKQRPNIVLFDGQGIAHPRGIGLASHMGLFLDLPTIGCAKTKLVGRYGEVGAERNSFTDLYHKDSVVGAVVRTKSRVKPVFVSQGHRISLKRAIEIVLACCKGYRLPEPVRQAHLAVNKLRAEASSRD